In one Alnus glutinosa chromosome 12, dhAlnGlut1.1, whole genome shotgun sequence genomic region, the following are encoded:
- the LOC133852778 gene encoding thioredoxin F-type, chloroplastic-like has product MALNLSLCPPPIRSPQTPLCSAKQSIALSSSSLAPYSKSTVNSSRRSLGEKRSSGASRGTVVRSSLDTVEPTVKVGQVTEVNKDTFWPLVKAAGDKTVVVDMYTQWCGPCKVMAPKFQELSKKHLDVVFLKLDCNQDNKPLAKELGIKVVPTFKILKDNKIVKEVTGAKFDDLVLAIETVRSS; this is encoded by the exons ATGGCTCTGAACCTGTCTCTCTGTCCTCCCCCCATTCGCTCTCCCCAGACTCCTCTGTGCTCAGCGAAGCAGTCGATCGCGCTCTCGTCTTCCTCCTTGGCTCCCTACTCGAAGAGCACCGTGAATAGCAGTAGAAGAAGTTTGGGCGAGAAGAGGAGCAGCGGGGCTTCCCGTGGTACGGTGGTGCGGTCTAGCCTGGACACGGTCGAGCCCACAGTAAAAGTGGGCCAGGTGACCGAGGTCAACAAGGACACCTTCTGGCCCCTCGTCAAGGCCGCCGGGGACAAGACTGTCGTCGTCGACATGTACACCCAATG GTGCGGTCCATGCAAGGTGATGGCTCCAAAGTTTCAAGAACTGTCAAAGAAGCATCTTGACGTTGTATTTCTAAAGCTTGATTGCAACCAAGACAATAAG CCGCTAGCAAAGGAGCTCGGGATAAAAGTCGTTCCAACTTTCAAGATTCTCAAAGACAACAAGATTGTAAAAGAAGTCACAGGGGCCAAGTTTGATGATCTGGTCCTTGCAATTGAGACCGTTAGATCCAGCTAG